The following proteins are co-located in the Streptomyces sp. NBC_01198 genome:
- a CDS encoding HAD-IC family P-type ATPase, whose product MTERTGAGAGSGTGNDAGSGTDAGVVARHPGLSGAEVAQRIAAGQVNDIPVRSSRSTAGIVRANVLTRFNAIIGGLFLVILVVGPIQDGLFGFIIVANTAIGIVQELRAKRTLDSLAVIGEARPSVRRDGVASEISTSQIVLGDLIEMGPGDKVVVDGVVDEADRLEVDESLLTGEADPVVKHAGDTVMSGSFVVAGGGAFTATKVGRQAYAAQLAAEASRFTLVDSELRQGISRILKYVTWMMIPTAIGLIISQFTVDSHDTREAVRRTVGGITPMVPEGLVLLTSIAFAIGVVRLGRKQCLVQELPAIEGLARVDVVCLDKTGTLTEGGMDVTALRILDGGDEAYAVRALAALGSVDRHPNASLQAVIDAYPPGGAADWRGTGTLPFSSVRKYSGAAFTEPDGTDSTWLLGAPDVLLPAGHRALGDIGRLNDEGLRVLLLARAERPLDDPQVAASVLPVALVVLEQRLRPDARATLRYFAEQDVQAKVISGDNAVSVGAVAGKLGLPGAEDPVDARDLPRERDALAAALERGAVFGRVAPQQKRDMVGALQSRGHTVAMTGDGVNDVLALKDADIGVAMGSGSEATRAVAQIVLLDNSFATLPSVVAEGRRVIGNITRVATLFLTKTVFSVLLAVLVVCWQVPYPFLPRHLTLLSTLTIGVPAFFLALAPNKERARPHFVHRVMRYSTPAGLICGVAAFVAYLMARHHYTGAGSLGAETSAATLTLFLTEMWVLAIVARPYTWWRVTLVLAMGLLFVIVLVTPSLQRFFALRLVGTLVPWSAAGIAVLGAVALEFSWALVRRREAAAA is encoded by the coding sequence ATGACGGAACGCACGGGCGCCGGCGCGGGCTCGGGTACCGGCAACGACGCCGGCAGCGGTACGGACGCCGGGGTGGTCGCGCGGCACCCGGGGCTGAGCGGTGCGGAGGTGGCGCAGCGCATCGCGGCGGGCCAGGTCAACGACATCCCCGTGCGGTCCTCCCGCTCCACCGCAGGGATCGTCCGGGCCAACGTCCTCACCCGCTTCAACGCGATCATCGGCGGGCTCTTCCTGGTCATCCTGGTGGTGGGGCCGATCCAGGACGGCCTGTTCGGCTTCATCATCGTCGCCAACACCGCGATCGGCATCGTCCAGGAACTGCGCGCCAAGCGGACCCTGGACAGCCTCGCGGTGATCGGCGAGGCCAGGCCGTCGGTACGCAGGGACGGCGTGGCCAGCGAGATCTCCACCTCGCAGATCGTGCTCGGCGACCTGATCGAGATGGGCCCGGGCGACAAGGTGGTGGTCGACGGGGTGGTCGACGAGGCCGACCGCCTGGAGGTCGACGAGTCGCTGCTCACCGGCGAGGCGGACCCGGTGGTCAAGCACGCCGGCGACACGGTGATGTCCGGCAGCTTCGTGGTCGCCGGCGGCGGCGCCTTCACCGCCACCAAGGTCGGCCGGCAGGCCTACGCCGCCCAGCTCGCCGCCGAGGCGTCCCGCTTCACGCTGGTCGACTCCGAACTGCGCCAGGGCATCAGCCGGATCCTCAAGTACGTCACCTGGATGATGATCCCGACCGCGATCGGGCTGATCATCAGCCAGTTCACCGTGGACAGTCACGACACCCGCGAGGCGGTACGCCGTACGGTCGGCGGCATCACGCCGATGGTGCCGGAAGGCCTGGTGCTGCTCACCTCGATCGCCTTCGCGATCGGGGTGGTCAGGCTCGGCCGCAAGCAGTGCCTGGTGCAGGAACTGCCCGCTATCGAGGGCCTGGCCCGGGTCGACGTGGTGTGCCTGGACAAGACCGGCACCCTCACCGAGGGCGGCATGGACGTCACCGCGCTGCGGATCCTGGACGGTGGCGACGAGGCGTACGCGGTCCGCGCGCTGGCCGCGCTCGGCAGCGTCGACCGGCACCCGAACGCCAGCCTGCAGGCGGTCATCGACGCCTATCCGCCGGGCGGCGCGGCGGACTGGCGCGGCACCGGGACGCTGCCGTTCAGCTCGGTCCGCAAGTACAGCGGCGCGGCCTTCACCGAACCGGACGGCACGGACAGTACGTGGCTGCTCGGCGCGCCCGACGTGCTGCTGCCTGCCGGGCATCGCGCGCTCGGCGACATCGGCCGGCTCAACGACGAGGGGCTGCGGGTTCTGCTGCTGGCCCGCGCGGAGCGCCCGCTGGACGACCCGCAGGTCGCCGCCTCGGTGCTGCCGGTGGCGCTGGTGGTGCTCGAACAGCGGTTGCGGCCCGACGCCCGCGCGACCCTGCGCTACTTCGCCGAGCAGGACGTGCAGGCCAAGGTGATCTCCGGCGACAACGCCGTGTCGGTCGGCGCGGTCGCCGGCAAGCTCGGGCTGCCGGGGGCCGAGGACCCGGTGGACGCACGCGATCTGCCGCGCGAGCGCGACGCGCTGGCGGCGGCGCTGGAGCGCGGCGCGGTCTTCGGCCGGGTCGCCCCGCAGCAGAAGCGGGACATGGTGGGCGCCCTGCAGTCCCGCGGCCACACCGTGGCGATGACCGGTGACGGCGTCAACGACGTGCTGGCCCTCAAGGACGCGGACATCGGCGTGGCCATGGGCTCGGGTTCCGAGGCGACCCGGGCGGTCGCGCAGATCGTGCTGCTGGACAACAGCTTCGCGACGCTGCCCTCGGTGGTGGCCGAGGGGCGCCGGGTGATCGGCAACATCACCCGGGTCGCGACGCTGTTCCTCACCAAGACGGTGTTCTCCGTGCTGCTCGCGGTGCTCGTGGTGTGCTGGCAGGTGCCGTATCCGTTCCTGCCGCGGCATCTGACGCTGCTGTCGACGCTGACCATCGGGGTGCCGGCCTTCTTCCTGGCGCTGGCGCCCAACAAGGAGCGGGCCAGGCCGCACTTCGTCCACCGGGTCATGCGGTACTCGACACCCGCCGGGCTCATCTGCGGGGTCGCGGCCTTCGTGGCGTATCTGATGGCGCGCCACCACTACACGGGGGCTGGATCGTTGGGCGCGGAGACCAGTGCGGCGACGCTGACGCTGTTCCTGACCGAGATGTGGGTGCTGGCGATCGTCGCCCGCCCCTACACCTGGTGGCGGGTGACGCTGGTGCTCGCGATGGGCCTGCTGTTCGTGATCGTGCTGGTCACACCGTCGTTGCAGCGCTTCTTCGCGCTGCGCCTGGTCGGCACCCTGGTGCCGTGGTCGGCGGCCGGGATCGCGGTGCTGGGGGCGGTGGCGCTGGAGTTCTCCTGGGCGCTGGTGCGGCGCAGGGAGGCCGCGGCGGCGTGA
- a CDS encoding DUF2530 domain-containing protein, which produces MSKQRSPLREAPEPLEANDVATVTVGTIIWFALFVVQLPFYGWYSDHGHTWFIWACAAGGVLGLIGLKYVRARRDAIARAAAAAEGQTPQRA; this is translated from the coding sequence ATGAGCAAGCAGCGGAGTCCCCTGCGCGAGGCCCCCGAGCCGCTGGAGGCCAACGACGTGGCCACCGTCACGGTCGGCACGATCATCTGGTTCGCGCTCTTCGTCGTGCAGCTCCCCTTCTACGGCTGGTACTCCGACCACGGCCACACCTGGTTCATCTGGGCGTGCGCGGCCGGCGGCGTGCTGGGCCTGATCGGCCTGAAGTACGTGCGGGCCCGCCGCGACGCCATCGCGCGGGCGGCCGCGGCCGCCGAGGGGCAGACGCCCCAGCGCGCGTAA
- a CDS encoding NCS2 family permease: protein MPTSAPAPVDMGRSSGRPPANALDRYFRISERGSSIPREIRGGLATFFAMAYIIVLNPIILGSAVDKFGHHLDGGQLVTATVITAAFTTLLMGVIGNVPIALAAGLGVNTVVALQLAPRMSWPDAMGMVVLAGIAIMIMVATGLRERVMTAVPLGLRKGIAIGIGLFILLIGLVDSGFVTRIPDAAHTTVPVQLGSDGHLHGWPVLIFILGALLTLALIIRKVAGAILISIVAMTVLALIVDAVADVPAAQWGLTVPKWPGNPVSSPDFGLIGKVSLFGGFQQVGVVTGVLFVFTVLLSCFFDAMGTILGVSDEAGLLNAKGDLPGINKVLMIDGVATAVGGASSSSANTCFVESTAGVGEGARTGLASVVTGLMFVFALFLTPLATMVPAQAATPALVAVGFLILAGSIKEIDWSDFTIAIPAFLTMLLMPFTYSITNGIGIGFISFCALRLVAGRGKQVPVALYAVAAVFAFYYLMPALGLL from the coding sequence ATGCCCACCTCGGCCCCCGCTCCGGTCGACATGGGTCGGTCGTCCGGCCGGCCGCCCGCCAACGCCCTGGACCGCTATTTCCGCATCTCGGAGCGCGGCTCCTCGATCCCACGGGAGATCCGCGGCGGCCTGGCCACCTTCTTCGCGATGGCGTACATCATCGTGCTGAACCCGATCATCCTGGGCTCCGCGGTCGACAAATTCGGCCACCACCTGGACGGCGGCCAGCTGGTCACCGCGACCGTGATCACCGCGGCCTTCACCACCCTGCTGATGGGCGTCATCGGCAACGTGCCCATCGCACTGGCCGCCGGGCTCGGCGTCAACACGGTGGTGGCGCTGCAGCTCGCCCCCCGGATGAGCTGGCCCGACGCGATGGGCATGGTGGTGCTGGCCGGCATCGCCATCATGATCATGGTCGCCACCGGGCTGCGGGAGCGGGTGATGACCGCGGTGCCGCTGGGCCTGCGCAAGGGCATCGCGATCGGCATCGGCCTGTTCATCCTGCTGATCGGCCTGGTCGACTCCGGGTTCGTCACCCGCATCCCGGACGCCGCGCACACCACCGTGCCCGTGCAGCTCGGCTCCGACGGACACCTGCACGGCTGGCCGGTGCTGATCTTCATCCTCGGCGCGCTGCTCACCCTGGCGCTGATCATCCGCAAGGTCGCGGGCGCGATCCTGATCTCCATCGTCGCGATGACGGTGCTCGCCCTGATCGTGGACGCGGTCGCCGACGTCCCGGCCGCCCAGTGGGGCCTGACGGTGCCGAAGTGGCCGGGCAACCCGGTCTCCAGCCCCGACTTCGGCCTGATCGGCAAGGTCAGCCTCTTCGGCGGCTTCCAGCAGGTCGGCGTCGTGACCGGGGTGCTGTTCGTCTTCACCGTGCTGCTGTCGTGCTTCTTCGACGCGATGGGCACCATCCTCGGCGTCAGCGACGAGGCCGGGCTGCTCAACGCCAAGGGCGACCTGCCGGGCATCAACAAGGTGCTGATGATCGACGGTGTCGCCACCGCGGTGGGCGGCGCCAGCTCGTCCTCGGCGAACACCTGCTTCGTGGAGTCCACCGCCGGCGTCGGGGAGGGCGCGCGGACCGGGCTCGCCAGCGTCGTCACCGGGCTGATGTTCGTCTTCGCGCTGTTCCTCACGCCGCTGGCCACCATGGTCCCGGCGCAGGCGGCCACTCCGGCGCTGGTCGCGGTGGGCTTCCTGATCCTGGCCGGGTCGATCAAGGAGATCGACTGGAGCGACTTCACCATCGCCATCCCGGCGTTCCTGACGATGCTGCTGATGCCGTTCACCTACTCGATCACCAACGGCATCGGCATCGGCTTCATCAGCTTCTGCGCGCTGCGGCTGGTGGCAGGGCGCGGCAAGCAGGTCCCGGTGGCGCTGTACGCGGTCGCCGCCGTCTTCGCCTTCTACTACCTGATGCCTGCGCTCGGGCTGCTGTAG
- a CDS encoding MarR family winged helix-turn-helix transcriptional regulator, which translates to MRLSRRLRHQRVDETLSPTEMSVLGTLARCGSATPGELARKEHVQPPSMTRIVAMLESKGLVRREPHPDDRRQVVVSRTDQAAAILAESRTKRNAWLASLAEGLTEEELAVMCQAAPVLEKLAHL; encoded by the coding sequence ATGCGGCTCTCCCGCCGGCTGCGCCACCAGCGGGTCGACGAGACGCTGAGCCCCACCGAGATGTCGGTGCTCGGCACCCTTGCCCGCTGCGGCTCCGCCACGCCGGGGGAGCTGGCCCGCAAGGAGCACGTGCAGCCCCCGTCGATGACCCGCATCGTGGCGATGCTGGAGTCGAAAGGGCTGGTCCGCAGGGAACCGCACCCCGACGACCGGCGCCAGGTCGTGGTGAGCCGCACCGATCAGGCCGCGGCGATCCTCGCCGAGAGCCGCACCAAGCGGAACGCCTGGCTGGCCTCGCTCGCCGAGGGCCTCACGGAGGAGGAGCTGGCCGTGATGTGCCAGGCGGCCCCCGTCCTCGAAAAGCTCGCGCACCTGTAA